From Myotis daubentonii chromosome 7, mMyoDau2.1, whole genome shotgun sequence, a single genomic window includes:
- the LOC132238772 gene encoding pre-mRNA cleavage complex 2 protein Pcf11-like, with product MSEPTPAEAGPAGAREDVCREYQSSLEDLTFNSKPYINMLTILAEENLPFAKEIVSFIEAQAAKAPSSEKLPVMYLMDSIVKNVGGEYLTAFTKNLVATFICVFEKVDENTRKSLFKLRSTWDEIFPLKKLYALDVRVNSVDPASPIQPLPPNVNTSSIHVNPKFLNKSPEEPSAGKIRQPGCKQSHMEDFMPPSREGRNAKRSTEQDARDPKRIKNTEEERPQETTSQHSTKSGTEPKENVEIWSNSKSNKRWTSGWEENKSLQQGDDHRESWPSTKGILSPRAQKQQQRLSVDANRQIPEELTLASKRELLQKTSERLASGEIIQDEFLVAVPQIRQLFQYQEGVREEQRSPFNDRFPLKRPRCEDADKPFVDNPASRFAGLDTSQQLTALAEDRPLFDGPSRPSVTRDGPTKMIFEGPNELSPRIDGPPAPGSLRFDGSPGQMGGGGPLRFEGPQGQLGGGCLLRFEGPPGPVGTPLRFERPIGQAGGGGFRFEGPPGLRFGGPAGGLRFEGPRGQPVGGLRFEGHRGQTVGGLRFEGPHGQPVGGLRFDNPRGQPVSGHRFERGHGPSGAAIRFDGPHGQPAGGIRFEGPLLQQGVGMRFEGPHGQSVAGLRFEGKHNQFGGNPRFEGPHGQPGVGIRFEGPLFQQGGGMRFEGPVPRGGLRIEGPQGQGGPRFKGCHAIRFDGQPGQPSLLPRFDGLHGQPGPRFETTGQPGPQRFDGPPGQQIQPRFDGVPQRFDGPQHQRASRFDIPLGLQGARFDNHPSQRLESVSFSQTGPYHEPLGNAFNAPSQGLQFQRHEQISDSPQGPNFNGPHGPGNQSFSNPLSRASGHYFDEKNLQSPQFGNFGNLPAPITVGNIQASQQVLTGVAQPVPFGQGQQFLPVHPQNPGAFVQNPSGALPKAYPDNHLSQVDVNELFSKLRKTGILKLSQPDSATTQVNEVVAQSPTEEEEDQNEDRDIPDLTNFTTEELKQRYDSVINLLYTGIQCYSCGMRFTTSQAGVYADHLDWHYRQNRTEKDVSRKVTHRHWYYSLTDWIEFEEVADLKERAKSQFFEKVHEEVVLKTQEAAKEKEFQSVPAGPAGAEESCEICQEQFEQYWDEEEEEWHLKNAIRVDGKIYHPSCYEDDQNTSSFDCTPSPSKTPVENPLNIMLNVVKNELQEPCESSKVKEEQIDTPPACTEESIATPIEWRRASRSCSRDMGFTRRRVAWAPSGRPSASAQPVCDSQHQFSSSPRQRCELPSHVA from the coding sequence ATGTCGGAGCCGACGCCGGCCGAGGCCGGTCCCGCTGGGGCCCGGGAGGACGTCTGTCGGGAGTATCAGTCATCCCTCGAAGACCTGACCTTCAATAGCAAACCGTACATCAATATGCTGACCATTCTAGCCGAGGAGAACCTGCCCTTCGCCAAGGAGATCGTCTCTTTCATCGAGGCCCAAGCCGCCAAGGCTCCATCCTCAGAGAAGCTTCCTGTTATGTACCTTATGGATTCTATCGTGAAAAACGTTGGGGGAGAGTATCTCACTGCCTTCACTAAAAATCTAGTTGCAACGTTTATTTGTGTGTTTGAAAAGGTGGATGAAAATActagaaaaagtttatttaaattacGTTCCACGTGGGATGAGATATTCCCATTGAAGAAACTTTATGCCCTGGATGTCAGAGTCAATTCAGTAGATCCTGCTTCGCCTATTCAACCTCTACCTCCCAATGTGAATACATCTAGCATCCATGTGAatcctaaatttttaaataaatcgcCTGAAGAGCCTTCAGCTGGAAAGATTCGCCAACCTGGATGCAAGCAGTCACATATGGAAGACTTTATGCCACCTTCCAGGGAAGGAAGAAATGCTAAGAGAAGTACTGAACAGGATGCTCGAGATCCAAAGCGAATAAAAAATACTGAAGAGGAGCGACCGCAAGAAACTACAAGTCAGCATTCTACAAAGTCAGGCACTGAACCAAAGGAGAATGTGGAAATTTGGTCAAATTCCAAGTCTAACAAAAGATGGACATCTGgttgggaagaaaataaaagcttaCAACAAGGTGACGACCATAGGGAAAGCTGGCCAAGCACTAAAGGAATTTTGTCACCTCGAGCCCAAAAGCAACAGCAGCGATTAAGTGTAGATGCCAATCGTCAGATTCCTGAAGAGTTAACTCTTGCAAGCAAAAGAGAATTACTTCAAAAGACGAGTGAACGTTTAGCATCTGGTGAAATTATACAGGATGAGTTCCTTGTTGCTGTGCCTCAAATTCGACAGCTATTTCAGTATCAAGAAGGTGTACGAGAAGAGCAGAGGTCACCATTCAATGATCGTTTTCCACTCAAGCGACCTAGATGTGAAGATGCAGATAAACCATTTGTAGATAACCCAGCATCACGATTCGCTGGCCTTGATACAAGTCAGCAACTTACAGCGTTAGCTGAAGACAGACCATTATTTGATGGACCGAGTAGGCCATCAGTAACAAGAGATGGCCCAACCAAGATGATTTTTGAAGGACCTAATGAATTAAGCCCTAGAATTGATGGACCTCCTGCACCAGGTTCTCTTCGATTTGATGGGTCACCTGGACAAATGGGGGGAGGTGGTCCTTTGAGATTTGAAGGACCACAAGGTCAGCTAGGAGGCGGGTGTCTTTTGAGATTTGAAGGTCCTCCAGGACCAGTAGGGACACCTTTGCGGTTTGAAAGGCCAATTGGTCAAGCAGGCGGAGGTGGTTTTCGGTTTGAAGGTCCCCCTGGTCTGAGGTTTGGGGGACCTGCAGGTGGTCTAAGATTTGAAGGACCACGGGGCCAGCCTGTGGGTGGGCTCAGGTTTGAGGGACATCGGGGTCAAACTGTGGGAGGTCTGAGGTTTGAGGGACCTCATGGTCAGCCTGTGGGTGGACTTAGATTTGATAATCCCAGAGGTCAGCCTGTAAGTGGACATAGATTTGAGAGGGGTCATGGTCCATCAGGAGCTGCAATTAGGTTTGATGGACCTCATGGTCAGCCAGCAGGTGGGATCAGATTTGAGGGCCCTTTGCTACAGCAGGGAGTTGGAATGAGGTTTGAGGGCCCCCATGGTCAGTCAGTAGCTGGTCTGAGGTTTGAAGGAAAACATAATCAATTTGGTGGAAACCCTAGGTTTGAGGGTCCACATGGTCAACCAGGTGTTGGGATCAGGTTTGAGGGACCTTTATTCCAACAAGGAGGTGGAATGAGGTTTGAAGGTCCTGTACCAAGAGGTGGACTGAGAATTGAAGGGCCTCAGGGTCAAGGTGGTCCAAGATTTAAAGGTTGTCATGCTATCAGGTTTGATGGTCAGCCAGGTCAGCCATCACTCTTACCAAGATTTGATGGATTACATGGTCAACCAGGTCCTAGATTTgaaacaactggtcaaccaggcCCACAGAGATTTGATGGACCACCTGGACAGCAGATTCAACCAAGATTTGATGGTGTTCCTCAAAGATTTGATGGTCCACAACACCAGCGAGCATCAAGGTTTGATATTCCCCTTGGTCTTCAAGGTGCACGATTTGACAATCATCCTTCACAAAGGCTTGAATCCGTTTCTTTCAGTCAGACTGGCCCATATCATGAGCCACTTGGCAATGCTTTTAATGCCCCATCCCAAGGACTGCAATTCCAAAGACACGAACAAATATCTGACTCACCTCAAGGACCCAATTTTAATGGACCACATGGCCCTGGGAACCAGAGTTTCTCAAATCCCCTTAGCAGAGCTTCTGGACACTATTTTGATGAAAAGAATCTTCAAAGTCCTCAATTTGGAAACTTTGGCAATTTACCTGCTCCGATAACAGTAGGAAACATTCAGGCATCTCAACAGGTtctgactggtgttgctcagccagTACCATTTGGCCAGGGACAACAATTTTTACCAGTTCATCCACAAAATCCTGGAGCATTTGTTCAGAATCCTTCAGGAGCCCTTCCTAAGGCATATCCTGATAATCACCTCAGTCAGGTGGATGtcaatgaattattttcaaaactgcGAAAAACAGGAATTCTCAAATTGTCCCAGCCTGATTCAGCTACaacacaagtaaatgaagttgtTGCTCAGTCTCCCACTGAAGAGGAGGAAGATCAAAATGAAGATCGAGATATTCCAGATCTTACCAATTTTACAACTGAAGAGTTAAAACAACGTTATGATAGTGTTATAAATCTACTGTACACTGGTATTCAGTGTTACTCTTGTGGAATGAGGTTTACAACATCACAGGCAGGTGTATATGCAGATCACTTGGACTGGCATTATCGGCAAAATAGAACTGAAAAAGACGTTAGCAGAAAAGTTACTCATAGACATTGGTACTACAGTTTAACAGACTGGATAGAATTTGAGGAAGTAGCTGATTTGAAAGAACGTGCAAAGAGCCAGTTTTTTGAAAAGGTGCATGAAGAAGTTGTGCTCAAAACTCAGGAAGCTGCTAAAGAAAAGGAGTTCCAAAGTGTACCGGCAGGGCCAGCTGGAGCAGAAGAGAGTTGTGAAATCTGTCAAGAACAATTTGAACAATACTGggatgaagaagaggaggagtgGCATTTAAAGAATGCCATTAGAGTGGATGGAAAGATTTATCATCCATCATGTTATGAAGATGATCAAAATACATCGTCATTTGATTGTACACCATCTCCCAGCAAGACACCAGTTGAAAACCCTTTGAACATTATGTTGAACGTTGTCAAAAATGAATTGCAGGAACCCTGTGAAAGTTCCAAAGTTAAGGAAGAACAAATTGACACCCCACCAGCTTGTACAGAGGAGAGCATAGCAACACCCATTGAGTGGAGAAGAGCCTCTCGGAGCTGCTCCCGAGACATGGGCTTTACCCGTAGGAGGGTGGCGTGGGCACCTAGTGGGAGGCCATCAGCAAGTGCCCAGCCTGTCTGTGACTCTCAACATCAGTTCTCTTCCTCTCCACGGCAAAGGTGCGAACTGCCCAGTCACGTGGCCTGA